The region GAACCCAGAACCACTTATCTGCCCTTCTTCAGCACCAGCTGCCGTCTCAGCTCCTCCGCCATCTGGGAGAGATCTCGTTTCATGGCGTATGCATCTTCTCCATCTGCATAGTACTTGGGCTCCACCTCACTAACCTGGAAGTTCAGGGTGTTGGAATAAAGGTGCAGGGCCGCCCTGTTGCTCTTCCTCACGTGCAGGGAGACATACTTTGCGCTGAAGTTCTCGATCATGGCCCGTGAGGCCTGGTCCATCAGTTTCTGGGCCAGGCCGAGGCGCCGGTGGGAACGTTTCACAGCCAGTGAGGTGATGTGTCCATGAGGGACATCATCGGGGTCCTCCTCCATCTTGGCCAGGACATAGCCGATGATCTTGCCATCCTCATCCTCAGCAATGTAGGAGAGCTGGGGCCAAGAGAGGCCGTGGTAGAAGTAGTACTTCATCTGGTAGTTCTCGGGCTAGGCACAGCAGGTTGCAGTGCTGCATGTTCATCAGATCATCGGGCCGAGCACGGCGGATGTTCATATTGGCAGCAGATAGGCCTGTCAGGCTCGAGAACCACAGAGGATGCCAGGAGCACAAGCGACACCAACACCGTCTGCTTTAAAACAGCTGGGATATCTTCACACAAGATGAGAAAGATCTCCCActatcttccatttcttttcgGCGGTGCTGTACAGAACCTCGTCCATCTTCATGCAAGTGGGGTCCCAGTCGTGTCCGAAACGAATGACGACCACGCGGTCCTCCTCCGACAGGATGGCCTGGTCTACCTGCCAGCCATTGTGCAGATGCGGGAGCATGTACGACATCTTGAGCGGGCCTGCTCGGCCGGAAGCCGCGAGCTGCCTCGTGAGAGCACCGCCGGCGACTCCTCACAGCACCAGCGCCCTCCCGCGCCCcccataagtgggtgcttttatgttAGGggaatagatattcaggattgagacttcatgctgatggatttttcctgttatgagtataaaatgtccctttctatctcttctgattgattttagtttgaagtcaatcttgttagaaattagtatggtcacacctgcttatttcttaggtccgtttgcttgataagccttttcccaacccttactctgagtagatgtctatCTTTGTGGCTgaggtgtttcttgtaaacagcagaatgttggatcatgttttcatatccagtctcttagcctatgcctttttataggtgaattgagtccattggtagtaagtgatattaataaccagtggtttTTAACTCTGGTcgtcatttttttttggtagtggAGATTGcgtgtctcccttctttgagttgtgctggtgaagggtagctagatatctgagttatcGTGGGCTTTGTTGGTCTCCttggtttgtgaatttccttctcttactttctgtaaggctggatttgtgactacatattttttaaatttgtttttatcctggaaaattttgttttctccatttttagtGAActaaagcttggctgggtatagtagtctgggcttgcatccgtggtctcttagtttctgcattacatctatccaggaccttctggctttcatggtttccatagagaagtcaggtgtaattctgataggtttacctttataagttacttgaccttttttctttgcagctcttaatattctttattctgtatgttttgtgttttgattattatatggtgaggggatttttttatccagtctattcgTTGTTCtctatgcttcttgaaccttcataggaatatctttctttagattgggaaagttttcttttataatcttattaatatattttctggaccgttgagctgtacttcttctacttcttctacccctattattcttaggtttggtctttttattgtgtcccagatttcctgaatgttttgtgatgagaatttgtttgatttgctgatttctttgatcagtgcatttattttttctatggtatcttcagaatctgagattctttcttccatttcttatattctgttggttatgcttgttactgtactctctattcgtttacctagattttccatatccagccagccctcggtttgtgttttcttccttgccaccatttcagttttcaagtcttgaactgtttccattacctgtttgattgtttttccttggtttcctaggatatcatttaagaatttactcaattcttcaaacttttgttattcttctcatgcatttctttaagggagtttttgcctcctgtttaagggcctctatcactttcaaaaagtgaatgttttctacttcttcttgattgagttGTTCAAATCCTTCTGTTGTAGGATTGCTGGGTTCtagtgatttcatgttgtttttcagattattggaggaattcttgcattgccCATCTCTTTTTCGggaatgctcctctatggatcttcttttacaggatcagatGTCCTTGCTTGTCAAGGAGCtggcagacaaagggcctaccttgttgCAACACAAACTCCCACCAGCAGGTTGTACTCCCTACAGGGTCCGAGCATCCCGATTAGGCTGAGCTTgagatgttatgaacctgaagaggggaggaagaagtgagGGTTTTTCTGAATGCAAGGTGGGTGTtgtagggagagagaggcagtagccagggagagtagccccagccagaagaccaggaagtgcAGGGTGTTGAGGAGAGGCTGTGCTCCGTTTCTGGGCTACTGCCctggggtcaggaactcactcacctccaggatgtatcttctggtgctgagatcaggtgtccttgcttgccaaggagctggcaaacaaagggcctaccttgctgcaggcaggctattgaatcAAAGAAACTTCCGCCTACTCCCTACCTGGTCCCAGTGCCCCTTCAGGCTGAGCTTgagatgttatgaacctgaagaggggaggaagaagtgggggcttttctggatgcaagctgggtggggtaggaagagagaggcagtagccagggagagtagccCCAGCCGGAgcttttttatgttcttttgtatcattttatGTTAACATCTTGTTATTGATTTGTGGACTGGTAGTCTGCCCTACACCCTGTACCATAGAAGGTGCCCGTTATAATGTCCAAGCCTTGGGCCAATACCTTATAGATATGACAGAAGCATATATCCCAGTATCAAGGAGGCCAGAgaacttttttattaataattaactCCAAGGATGGGCACTTACAATTTTGTAAcccaatatatgtatttttttaatgtagccaAAACCAGAATttttccttagattttttttttgtaaaaggatTATTGGCTTTAAACATTAGAAGTAGTACCAACTGAGCAATCTTAGCCTTTTGGGGGATTATTATAATACCATATTTTTAGTCACCATCACTTTAAATCTCCCTTGTGTAATTTGAATTCACAATACCAGGAATCATCCTTAATCCCTTAAAAGCAGTACTACTTTACTTTTACCCAACACCATGCCTACTGATCCAATAGGGATGAGACCAAACACTTTTGAGGGAAGGGGTTGAACAACCAATTGTGGTGTTAAAAACTACTCGGGTCAGTACAGAGGTCCAATCCTGTGCTCCCACTGTTTTTTTAGATCAACTTGTCAATGGGACCccttttaaaggaataaaagtcATGGAAAAAGTCTCTAGTGCCCCATAAAGTTGCTGTGGGGCCTGGGGTAGgcccttccttctgttttttgaCTGACCAGAGAGCAGATGACCATCCACATCTGTACTATACTGATATTTATTAGACCATTTTTTTGAATGTTGGCACAAGCCAGGCTTCTTTTTACCTGAGGCTCTATCTCATTGTCAATGGTTCCCTGAAAACAGGTCTCTGAAGTCATTgggacattgtttttttttttaaatgtccagtTTGTCCACAGCTAAATCAGGCCTTAGGGTGCACCTCAAGATTATGCTGCTGAAGAGTAGCAGCCAAAACAGCCCTGATGATATGAGCTTGGTTAATGTCCTTACACAGCTTGATAAAATCATATAACACTCCTCGTTGCCGGTGAGGACAAATAGACTCCTGACAATACTTGTTGGCATTTTCATAAGCTAGTTATTTGATAACTGGCATGGCATTCTCAAAATTAGGGAAATTCTATATGCTAATTGTAAGAGCTGATTTACAAAATATGAATAAGGCTTAGACAACCCCTGTAGCATATCTAAGCCTAATAACGACAATTtaaagcaagctgacagccaacatcaaattaaatggagagaaattaaaaatgattccactaaaatcagaaacgagataaagttgtccactctctctatatctattcactGCAGTACTTGAAGTtgtggctatagcaataagacaataaaaggagatcatGTTTATATAAATtggagagaaagaagtaaaattttcGCTATTTGCAGATCATACGAtcgtatatataagtgaccccagaaattataccagggaactcctacatctgatgagcaacttcagtaatgtggtaggatacaagattaactaataAAATGAGAAACCCTTCtgcaaatgataaatgggccaagaaagaaataggagaaaCATCACTGTGTACAATAACCACAAAAAGTATAATGGTATAATTCTAACCAAACatgtgaaagacctgtatgataagaactttatgtctttgaagaatgaaaatgaagactatatcagaaaatggaaagatctcccatgttcttgaatAGGTAgtattaacataataaaaaggcaatcttaccaaaagcaatcttcagattcaatgcaattataaaaattccaaaacaattcttcacagactttgaaagaacaatattctacttcatatagaaaaacaaaaattccaggaTATCTTAaacaatcctataaaataaaggaacttctggaagcaccaCTATTCCTGActttaagttttattataaaGCAAAAGGTATAAAAGTAGCTTGgtgttgacataaaaacagacatgtcgATTAGTGGAATataattgaagaccctgatattaatcagtaaacctatgaacacctgacttttgacaaagaattcaaaactgaacaatggaaaaaaagcatcttcaacaaatgatggtggcataactgaatgtcaacatgtaaaagactgcaaatagatacatatttataaacatatatgaaactcaagtccaagtggatcaaagtactcaacataaatccagttatactgaacccaatagaagagaaagtgggaagtagtattgaatgcattggcacaggagaccactttctatgtttaacaccagtagcacagacgttgaaggcaacaataaataaatgggacctcctgaaactgaacagcTTCAGTAAGACAAAGGACTTGGTAAATATGACAAAAAGGCAgtatacagaatgggaaaagatcttcaccattcCACATCTGAGAGAGGGTTTATCTcccaaaatataaagaactctagaaactatatatcaaaacaccaaataacccaatttaaaaatggggcacttttctaaacagaaatttttgaacagaagaatctcaaatggccaaaagacatttaaggaattgctcaatatCTTTAGTCATCatggaaattcaaattaaaatgattgtgcgattccatcttacacttgttaGAATGGCTAACATCtgaaatactgatgacaacttatgctggtgaggatgtggaataagggaacTACTCCACTGCTGGTGAGAGTGTAAACTGGTAtacccactttggaaatcagtatgacaatttcaaagaaaattggggaatcaatctacctcaagactcaacAATATCGCtcgagcatatacccaaagaataccacaagaacactttgTCAGTTATGGttatagaagcattattcataatagccagaacctggaaacaacctagaagcctgtcaacagaagaatggattaagaaaatgtggtacatttactcagctgtaaaaaacaatggcatcatgaaatttccaggcaaatgagtggaactagaaaaaaatcattctgaatgagTTAACCCTGAAAAGGatagtatgttctcactcataagtggatagtagatgtaaaacaaaggataaccagactacaatccccAGCTACAGATatactaggtaacaaggaggaccctaagagggagacatggattgccctgggaaggggaaatagatgagaccTCCTGGGTAAGCTGGGGacaaggggggggggcagtagaagggagtggatgggggatgaaAACATGAGCATGTGGGAGGGGAAATTTGTTGGAGGGACAGAGTAGAAGAGCAATCAAAGAGGTATCTTAATAGAGAGAGCCAGTTTAGTATAAGAAAACTTCTTAAGTGTTGGGGAAggtttctgctcttgtctttgcaggaaaatattcatcttcaaagtgTCAAGAGACCATGGACATCTAGATTCCTAAAGATGAaaatatccagaaagaatcaacaagcaaagataaatctgacttatgatgctgtattatctgcatggtaaaatttgattatctggACAGTTATACACATCTACCTAAAAATAATAGCTAggtttggagttggacaatggctatcctctaaatctaagcatgttgttaaaagaaaaattcagagtttctgtctcgtGTTAAGAGCCATCTGATATGGGTCAGAAAGAAGATAGGTTTTaagtagatattttatttttatccatgcCCACTTTGTCTACattgtatctttcattgaatatatgtctatatgaataatgtttaagttttcaactATGAAcggtagattttcctgcagtaatctttgaagcttccaggaagaaggtGGGGCCCCACAACACAGAcaccacctggttgatatgatgttaTAATGGTGATAGCGCTACTATGAGACCAGTTTTGGGATAGCAGCTGTGGAAGTgatgcaccttcttacaacattctgtcCGGAACTCaaaataagaacttaaaaaatcCCTATTTACTATtcagagaccatttgcaattatacaaatCAGCAATCTTGAAACATAaccataattttacttttacaggatcccatagaaagaacatcacccccatgacagctagaagAAATTCTATAACACGACGTCACCTCTCCAAATAAAGTTTGTCTTCCAGGTTAGGGATACCTTTTCATgattgattattacttgtatagaGTTGGAGGTTgtggtggaaattatgtaggcccagagatctcaaaaaataaaagagggagaactgaatgggataataggtagattaatgtgaatttactcacactaataacaACAATAGTGAGTAATATAGAAGTTAtttgtgaactattatttatggaaaatttacattggtatagatttttgtatattgatacaagttcaaattatatttgttatttctgtttacaatatttgtaaacctaggcaaagatattttgtcagattgtatgcatgtatatttctacctttaatgagatatttatacattgtttacattttgaagccATTGTCCTCCTTTCATGCACAGTtacttaaagattgtttaatattctcaTATAAAATCTTAATCTTTACATTATATAGGCATTAAATATCATAGGTCaatagttattcatgtttgttatacttttagtcagactaattaggttctttagatacatagacgTTGCATTCTGTATAGATAGGTAACCTTAAACCACTTCAAATATCTGTAGAAcattacatttaaataacttaggattcggTTTACATGATACATGATTGTTCCTAGCAGCACAAATATATTGctgagagagtgttgagcaccaaagacactccacttgaactttgttttcttcttggcatagctggcctttgggcaaggaactgtccatgcctggaccactgacaaagtacatggtgtctGGACTAGACAAgtaggatataagaaaaaagactgccaaaactTGCctagacagggtaagatggttctgaaaactTTTCTGCCTTTGAAAACAGTTGtcactctaggccttagccaaagttgcttgcttcaacattgcaaatgagactttgtgtgattgcttaggtagccagttgtctttgtcatttgttgcacattttggaagctgcttgatcgCACCTCTTGCCTACTCAAGttatattatctcccttctcaggccttcagtggggttgaagatgagatagtcatagttaccatcctcttataATATAGTCAAACCATTTCTagtgcaagacttagactccttaggatagaatgtttgttAAGACATTaggatatgttccttgcttaatattgtttatgctagttgtaattctaactttatacttGATATATGATCCTAGTGTACATAGTTtggtattgggtttggaactctctcaTTTAACcaaaatggggaggtgctgtgggagatcttttggccaatagcctttaagataccaacccacttgggtgtgacctcttatactataaatgtagcTGTAAAGATTGTGCTTGCACTTTTTCTTCCAGTTCTCACTTCTGACCGCTAGATTTGGTTCTtattccccatttgtgcagaggactatgGTCTAGGACAGTTTTATGTGAGtctctcctaaataaataacccttcattatacataattctgaaccaGTGTAAGATTATTTCATAACTTCTGTCATTAACACCCTACATTTTTCCTGCCATTTTAATATCTCATTATCTCTGTTTTCTGGTATTGAGTAATTGTGAGGTTTATATGTGTCATAAAGAATtgtttgattatattttatgtttcttgtgttttctgtatCTGTTGGCTGGAGTGTAAcctgaaggttttattttttcttgtgttgattctttttgttttgttttatatgtgtcttcctgttgagttttctttatttaaatccATGTCTCCCTATGTTTAAATAGGAGACCAACAGTAGTAACAGGGGCAATGACTTGATAGAATCACTGTGCTAATGTTCAGTAGAAGACACTAGTGCTCACAGTAAGTGTCTGACTCTTGCTGTGGTATTGATCATGACAAAGTCCTTCAGTGATAAgagtaaaaataattaagaagtaagcatgtatgaaattcttcagtataaataaaaacaatctttaaaaaattaaaagacagagaatatgaaaagcagaaaatggaGGAAATAATGAATGGTTAAGAAAACATATGGGGTAGAAGTACAAAATaatctagaaaatatattataaaaatataaagaaacatgacCACAGTAAAAATCACTTTTAGGGAAGATACATATCTGGATAAAACCAAAGCTGTtgtacaaaaaatataaataacaattttttaaaataatgaactgGAAGGCATTATAACATTGTCCAAGAGTTCCTTGTCCTTGGATTACTGTGTTTTTTTCATACTCTTAGATATTTTGTGGAGTAAACTCTAAAGACTTGTGATAGTAGTAGGTAGGGTCAGCTGCTAGTCTCAGTGGTTCACATGTTAGTTaggtattttcttcctttttaaaggaaatatggtGTGCAGTGCCAGTTTCTGCATAAATTCTCAGGTCTCAGATCTCCTGCTGGCCAGTTCCAACTGTGTCTCTGAATGTTGGTGAGGATATCTTCTACTGGGAGATATCTGTCTCTAAATCCCCAAGCTCTTGGAGAAGCCCTGCACAGGCTCTTAATTTTTTCAATTGCTAGGCATTTTTTTCCTGACTAAACCTCAGATTTATATTTTCTATCCATTAAAGTAGAGCATTTATTAAGTATTCACATTAGGATGCTTCTGGTTACCAAAGTTTATGCTCCTGCAATGGCCTGTTTTGCAGTTTTCAAATCCAGCTCTCCACTCTGGGTGTCTTTCCACTTACTATGCATGTAGCACCATGAAATGGCATTACAGCTTGatcagttttttatttattcatatggtCACATTGCTCAGAAGAGGGCAAACCTTTCCCATCTACTGCTGCTGACCCAAGCACAACTTTAATAGTCGGTTAACTTTATTAATTTGGGTAGTTATCAGATGGTAGCCATTTTTGTGGCTTTCCTGTGGTAGCTTTCATAGGTCTCAccttggcttatttattttattgttcccTTGGATTTTTCTCTTGTAAGAATAATATCTATTTTTTAGTCctgattcttcttcttcattGAGTCATGTAGATTCAGCTCCTAAGCAATTTTCTTACTTGGACATCCATCTGgctagttttatttgtttgttggtacATTTAGAACAAGGTTctatgtagcccaaggtggcctcaaaTACACTATGCACTCAAAGCTATACTCAAAGCTGGCACTGATCTTCTTATCCTCTTGTTTCTACCTCCTATATGAGATTATATGTGTTCATAACCACACTTGTCACAACttgattatataaaaataaaaacaaaaataaaaaaccaataaTATTGATGAACACCTAGCTCCCGCAACCAAAATAAGGACAGATGAGACATATTTAGAAATTTagaggtaaaaaaataaatattactacaAATATCAAAGCATACTTATAAAAAGCAACTTCCATACCTAAGAATCTAGGACTATTGTAGAAGAGTGGATGAAGAAACTTAAGTTCCAGGGTATCAGAGTTTTCTGTGAGACTTTCTCTCTAGTAATTGTACAAACTACACCCACAAAGgttcaccaacatgactgcctatacatgagctgaacaaatacaacaacaacagacATGTTAAAGTAGGCAGACAGTACAGTGATGCCACAATCTAACACAAAGGAacacaggcaactaaggaatgctgagagtaggagaaatagtcttctccccAGGAAGAGCATACTAGTTGATTATTCAGTACCAAAATTGTCAACCCaggacatacacatacaagtagaATTGCACAGATTGGGCAGGttttgtgtatgaatatgtatatatgacaattaatgaaaaaaaagattccatgaatttgaaggagaacaaagagc is a window of Arvicola amphibius chromosome X, mArvAmp1.2, whole genome shotgun sequence DNA encoding:
- the LOC119805042 gene encoding thioredoxin-like protein 4A, which gives rise to MSYMLPHLHNGWQVDQAILSEEDRVVVIRFGHDWDPTCMKMDEVLYSTAEKKWKIVGDLSHLV